The Arachis ipaensis cultivar K30076 chromosome B10, Araip1.1, whole genome shotgun sequence DNA window actaaataaccctagaaagccctagaaattcctaaaaaccctagcaaaccctagaaaaccctaaaaaaccctagataatcctagaaaaccctagaaaacctagaaaaacctagataaccctagatagccctagataaccctagataaccctagaacaccctagataacccaagaaaatcctagaaaaccctagataaccctagaaaaccctagaaaacctaagataaccctagaaaaaacaagataaccctagaaaattctagataacactagaaaaccatagaaaatactagataaccctaggaaaccctagaaaacccttgaaaaccctagaaaaccctagaaagccctagaaaaacctagataacccaagaaagccctagaaaatcctagaaaaccctagataaccctagaaaatcctagaaaaccctagataacacgagaaaactctaaaaaacctggaaaatccttgaaaaccctagaaaatcctagataaccctagaaaaccctagaaaaccctagataaccctagaaaattctagataaccctagataactttagaaaatcctagataaccctagaaaaccctagaaaatcctagataaccctagataaccctagaaaaccctagataaccctagaaaacactagataaccctaaataaccctagaaaactctagataaccctagaaaaccctagataattcTAGAGAAccgtagataaccctagaaaaccctagaaaaatcaagataaccctaaaaaactctagataaccctagaaaaccctagaaaatcctagaaaaccctagataatcctaaataaccctagataacccttaaaaaccctagataaccctagatgacccaagataaccctagaaaatcctagaaaaccctagaaaaccctaaaaaaccctagaaaatcctaaaaatcctagataagcctagaaaaccctagaaaatcctagataaccttaaataaccctagataaccctaaataaccctagataacccaaaaaaaaccctagataaccctagatgaccaaagataaccctagaaaatcctagataaccctagaaaatcctagaaaaccctagataaccctaaaaaaccctagaaaatcctaaaaatcctataaaaccatagataaccctagaaaattatagataaccctagataaccctagaaagccctagaaaatcctagaaaaccctagataaccctagaaaataatagaaaacctagaaaacccttgaaaactctagaaaatccaagataaccctagaaaaccctagataaccctcgaaaaccctagataaccctagaaaatcctaaataaccctagaaagccctaggaaacctaaaaaaccctagaaaaccctagataagcctagaaaaccttagaaaaccctagataaccctagaaaaccctaaaaaacctaaataacccttgaaaatcctagaaaaccctatataatactagaaaatcctagataaccctagaaaaccctagataaccctagaaaatactaaataaccctagaaagccttagaaattcctaaaaaccctagcaaaccctagaaaatcctaaaaaaccctagataaccctagaaaaccctaaaaacctagaaaaacctagataaccctagataaccctagaaaatcctagaaaaccctagataaccctagaaaaccctagaaaacctaggataaccctagaaaaaacaagataaccctagaaaattctagataacactagaaaaccctagaaaacactagataaccctagaaaaccctagaaaacctagaaaacccttgaaaaccctagaaaaccctagaaaaccctagaaagccctagaaaaacctagataacccaagaaagccctagaaaatcctagaaatccctagataaccctagaaaatcctagaaaaccctagataacccgagaaaactctaaaaaacctggaaaatccttgaaaaccctagaaaacccaagataaccctagaaaactctagataaccctagaaaaccctagaaaatcctagataaccctagataactttagaaaatcctagataaccctagaaaaccctagataaccctagataaccctagaaaatcctagataaccctagataactttagaaaatcctagataaccctagataactttagaaaatcctagataaccctagaaaaacctagataaataataaaattatttcatcgaattagttttttaatatatagagtaatattctaaattaattattaatccataaaaaaattataattaaccataataatttttttgattgaaattaacaataataaaaataacataacaaATAATAAGTCTCAAAGTCTCAAACATAACTGCATAATAATAACAAAACAAACATATAATCCACACACAAATCCTACTATAATTAAAACAAAACACAAcataattcataaatcaacaagATACCCAAAAAAAACTTAAATCAACACACATAAATCAATTATCAACTTCTAAATCAACAAAATTTGAATCTGATCCAGAAGTTGAAACACCGCCTCGCCTAGCACCTTGAGGATTCACATCTTCACCTTTGCCTTCACCTACAATTAGAAGAATACCCGAATTTAGAACAAGATATAAATATTTAAATgtcatataaatattaaattagtaaCTAACAATGTAATTACTATCAACAAAGCCTTTATTCCAATTGCGAGTACAAATCACAGCCTCAACATTTTCTGGCAACATTCGACTTCTATATTTGTTAATGACATGAGCTCCAATACTAAAGGCAGATTCCGATGCAACCGTAGTAATTGGAATACTCAATAAGTCAAGTGCCATGATTGATAACTTCGGATAACGACTCTCATATAATTTTCACCATTCCAAAACATCTAAATCTTCAAAGCAATTCTTTGACAAAAGTGGCTCCTCCAAGTATGTATCAAGTGGATTCTTTTCACTAGAGACCTCAGCTTGATGGTTACGTTTCATCAATTTCTATCAAAATAGAAATAATCACATCTTGTTAGGATAGAATAATGACAATTAATAAGAGAATTTAAATATGTTAGACATTACTTACGCCAACAATCGCAAGTCGCTTCTTGCTTGCACTTTCAGGGGTATAGGCCATGGATGAAGATTGATTACTAGGTCCTTGTGCTTGAACAGTTGGAAGAGAATTCTTgtcatatttttcaaaaatcttgtaTAATTTCTTTTTCACATGTTCCACCTTCCCTTTTGCAGTCTCAACATCAATCTCTTCATACATAAGCTCTAAAGTAGAAATCTTAAGTCTAGGATCAAGAATAGCACCAAATGCAAGAATGACACTATACTTTTCCCAATACTTCTTAAATTTGTTCATCATCTTTTCTCCCATGCTCCTTAGAAGCTCATCTTCACTTCTCAAACTTCCCATCAAAACACATTGAATATGATAGACTTGTAGAAAATACAAATTTGAAGTAGGGTAAGATGTGCCAGAAATCAAATTAGTAGTTTCATAAAAGGGGTATAAAAATTCACATATCTTTTCAACTCTCCTCCATTCATCAACCGAAGGACAATACTTATAAGCATGGTCGGTTGCCTTCAAATACTCAAAGGCCTTCCGATAGTTGATAGCACTTTCGAGCATAATGTACGTAGAATTCCATTGAGTAGTAACATCTAGATGCAACCCACTTGTAAAAGTCAAACCCTGAATCGCTGAAACACATTCTTTAAACCTTATCATTCTACTCTCTGATCCCCTTACATATTTCACACTTTCCCTAATCTTATCCAGTGCATCATGAGCAATTTTTAATCCATCTTGCATAATAAGATTCAAGATAGGAACAGAACATCGAATATGAAAGAACTCCCCATCACACAACAACCAATCATGCATATTTAATGTACTTTTCAAATGATCTTGGCATGTATCATTAGCAGATGCGTTATCTAGTGTAAGAGTCATAATCTTCTTTTCAATTTCCCATTCATTTAAAAGCTCAAAAATCTTGGAAGACAATTCAAATCCCGTGTGAGGAGGAGGCATATgacaaaaactcaaaattttactttgcaatttccaattcaaatcaaCAAAGTGAGCAGTTAGGCATAAATAACCCTCTGTAGTGATGGATGTCCACAAATCAGAAGTCAAACAAACTCTATTAGGAATGGCTAATAAAGTACTTTTAAGCTTATCTTTTTCCCTTAAGTAAATTTTCAGCACATCATCCTTAAGAGTATTTCTAGTAATTAGGCCTAGAGTTGGACTGATGTATTTTACCCAATTCCTAAATTTCTGattatcaacaatagaaaagggaACATCACAATCAATCACAAAGGCAGCAAACATCTCACGCGATACATGATTATCTATCTCGAGAGCCCCCATTTTATTTTGCATTTCTATCAAAGTTTGACCAATATCCTCGAAGTCTATTTTCACGCACCTGTCCAAATGACGCTTAAGTGTCGATGTCCCATATTGTTTACCACCAGCCTTAAACTTCTGTTTGCATCCATCACATTGAGCACGATCTATTCCATCATCACCAGGTACAAGCTTTGTGAAATATCTCTACACATCAGATGTTGTtgccttcgtctttttctttttaatatcttCAGTCGTTTCAGATCTTTCCATATTTTCAGGATTTTGTGTTGCATTCCCACCATCAACTTCCATAGAGACAGAATTATCCATTGCAGAATCAACAGCTCAATCTAAATAATCTCAATACATGAAAATGTTTAAATCAGTCAAAAAATATTCAAACAATAATCAAACATAATAAATAAGTAATTTAGTACTAACTAAATAATACCCAGTTGCAGAAACATAATCAAATCAGGCAGAAAAACAATATTCAAAGTTTCAAACATAATCAAACAATAATACCCAGTTGCAGAAAACTCAAATCAGGCAGAAAAACAATATTCAAACATAATCAAACAATAATACCCAGTTGCAGAAAACTCAAATCAGGCAGAAAAACAATATTTAAACATAATCAAACAATAATACCCAGTTGCAGAAACAATCAAATCAGGCAGAAAAACAATATTCAAAGATTCAAACATAATCAAACAATAATATCCAATTGCAGAAAACTCAAATCAGGCAGAAAAACAATACTCAAACATAATCAAACAATAATAACCAGCTGCAGAAAACTCAAATCAGGCAGAAAAATAATATTCAAACAATAATACCCAGTTGCAGAAAACTCAAATCAGGCTGAACAAATTGACATGGAAAATGTAAATCACTTACTGTAATGGCAGAGCCGTCGAGCAGAAAGAGGAGGAGAGAGGAGCGATTCCAGGAGTCCGCTAGTCACAGAACCGCCGAGCAGAGGCACCGACGAGACAAAGCTGCCGACGACGACAGGAGGAGAGAAAGGAAGGCGAAAGGCAGAGGCGCCAGAGAGGAGCGAGTGAGGAAAGGCCGCCGCTGGGAGGAGCGAGTGAGGAGGGAGCCGAGCTGCTGAGGAGTGAGGAGGAGCGAGTGAGGAGGGAGTGGGTCAGCGAAAGGTCTGGCCGGCGGGGGTGTGGGTGTGGCTGAGCTGAGTGACCGGCGTTACTGCGTTAGGTCGGGTGTGGCCGTGTGGGTGTGCCGTCTGCCGTGTGGGTGTGGCTGACAGGCTGAGCAGGAGGCACCGAGGCAAGGCAGCTCTGCAGTCCACAGTAGCACCGTGTGGGTGTGGGTGTCACGGGTGTGGGTCTGCCGAGGAGTGAGGACAGACGAGGGAGCTGAGCTGTTGAAGGATGAAGCCGGGGGTCAGGGTCCGTCGGTCTGAGGTCTCACCGTCTCTGGCATTTCAGGGAGTCAGGGTCGCCGGTCAGGGAAAGGAGTAACTAGTAAGGAACGAAGGGTTAAGGGGGCTAGGTTCGGCTGTTTGTGGGAAGGAGGAGAAGGAAAAcctaatttttctatttatatatCACTTGCAAATTTACGAAATTACCCTTAAAAAAACAATATGTCAGCCCGCCGGGCCAGTCCGCCCCGCCCCGCCTTGGCCCGCGATTTTGGCGGTGCGGTTTTGGCGGGTTTTTAAAATTTGGCGGGTTCAAAATCTCGTCCCGACCCGCTGTTTTTGGCGGTTTTGGCGGGTTCAAAATCTTGTCCTGACCCGCTGTTTTTGGCGGTTTTTTGGCGGTTACCCGGCGGGTTCGACCCATTTCGCCACCcctactagaaaaccctagataaccctagaaaaccctagaaaatcctagaaaacactagataaccctagataaccctagaaaaccctagataaccctagaaaatcctagaaacccctagataaccctaaaaaaccctagaaaaattaagataaccctagaaaaccctagataaccctagataaccctagaaaatcctagatagcACTAGATAATCCTatataaccctagataaccctagaaaaccctagataaccctaaaaaaccctagaaaaccctagataaccctagaaaaccctaaaaaaccctataaaaccttagataaccctagaaaaccctagataacacaagaaaaccctagataaccctggaaaatcctagataatcttagaaaaccctagataactcaagaaaatcctagataaccctagaataCCCTAGATATTCCTAAATACCCAAGAAAATGCTAGAAAACCCTAACAAACcgaagaaaaccctagataaccctagaaaaccctagaaaaccttagataatcctagaaaatcctagataaccctagataaccctagaaaaccctaaaaacttctagaaaaccctagaaaattctagaaaatcctagataatactagaaaaccctagataaccctatataatcctaaaaaatcctagattaccctagaaaatcctagataaccctagaaaaccctagaaaaccctagaaaactctagaaaatcctagataaaccTAAATAACCTTAGAAAAGTCTAGATAATGCTAAAAAACCctttaaaaccttagataaccctaaaaaaccctagataaccctagaaaaacctagataaccctagaaaatcctagaaactctaaaaaaaccctaataacctagaaaaccctggaaaactctagataaccctagataaccctagataaccctagaaaaccgtagataaccctagataaccttagaaaaccctagaaaaccctagaaaaccctagataaccctagaaaaacctagaaaaccctagaaaaccctagataaccgtaGAAacccctagataatcctagaaaatcctagataaccctagaaaatcctagaaattcctaaaaaccctagaaaaccctaaagaaccctagataaccctagaaaaccctagaaatcctaaaaaacctagaaaaccatagataaccctagaaaacccaagaaaaccctagataaccctagataatcctagagaaccctagataatcctcTAAAACCCTACataatactagaaaaccctagaaaaccatggataaccctagaaaaccctagaaaaccctaaaaaatactataaaaacatagataatcctagaaaatcctagataaccctagaaaatcctaaaaattcctaaaaaccctaaaaaatcctaaagaaccctagataaccctagaaaaccctagaaaatataaaaaaccctagaaaaccctagataaacctagaaaatcctagaaaaaccaagataaccctagaaaaccctagataaccctagataaccctagaaaatcctagatgaccctagataatcctagataacactagataaccctagaaaaccctagataactctaaaaaatcctagaaaaccctagaaaaccctagaaaaccttagaaaaccctaaaaaaccctatgaaaccttagataaccctagaaaatcctagataacactagaaaatcctagataaccctggaaaatcctagataatcctagaaaaccctagataactcaagaaaatcctagataaccctagaataccctagaaattcctaaatacctaagaaaacgctagaaaagcctaaaaaaccgaagataaccctagaaaaacctaaaaaaccaaaaaaaccctagaaaaccctagataaccctagaaaaccttagataatTCTAGAAATccaagataaccctagataaccctagaaaaccctaaaaaattctagaaaaccctagaaaatcctagataaccctagaaaaccctagataaccctatataatcctaaaaaaccctagattaccctagaaaaccctagataaccctagaaaatcttagaaaaccctagaaaatcctagataaacctagataatcctagaaaagcctagataaccctaaaaaaccctttaaaaccttagataaccgtaaaaaaccctagataaccctagaaaaacctagataaccctagaaaatcctagaaaaccctaaaaaatcctaataacctagaaaaccatagaaaactctagataaccctagataatcctagataaacctagataaccctagataaccctagaaaacactagataacccta harbors:
- the LOC110268501 gene encoding zinc finger BED domain-containing protein RICESLEEPER 2-like, translating into MDNSVSMEVDGGNATQNPENMERSETTEDIKKKKTKKFKAGGKQYGTSTLKRHLDRCVKIDFEDIGQTLIEMQNKMGALEIDNHVSREMFAAFVIDCDVPFSIVDNQKFRNWVKYISPTLGLITRNTLKDDVLKIYLREKDKLKSTLLAIPNRVCLTSDLWTSITTEGYLCLTAHFVDLNWKLQSKILSFCHMPPPHTGFELSSKIFELLNEWEIEKKIMTLTLDNASANDTCQDHLKSTLNMHDWLLCDGEFFHIRCSVPILNLIMQDGLKIAHDALDKIRESVKYVRGSESRMIRFKECVSAIQGLTFTSGLHLDVTTQWNSTYIMLESAINYRKAFEYLKATDHAYKYCPSVDEWRRVEKICEFLYPFYETTNLISGTSYPTSNLYFLQVYHIQCVLMGSLRSEDELLRSMGEKMMNKFKKYWEKYSVILAFGAILDPRLKISTLELMYEEIDVETAKGKVEHVKKKLYKIFEKYDKNSLPTVQAQGPSNQSSSMAYTPESASKKRLAIVGKLMKRNHQAEVSSEKNPLDTYLEEPLLSKNCFEDLDVLEW